One stretch of Astatotilapia calliptera chromosome 3, fAstCal1.2, whole genome shotgun sequence DNA includes these proteins:
- the ajuba gene encoding LIM domain-containing protein ajuba — translation MDRPISKLLEKLKLTDSGSVKFNVSKKKHDSSSNSNNSNANTGVPVGGSGGGGSVLPLAPSSAAASPARPGQFPLASATTSDPCVPASGRGGGGGTGGAGGMGLTSSQLLTTPSTSSTVGTIPPDVEQPPHPSTLAPLRRPSSQQRASCYLGEGVDSHLRRESGLSPECDPMGAFGSKVSLNQRRYSLELQQLVQRQQLLSQPPPLSVPPPYPAASGYGSAPRGGGGGLAEPGYLSEPERHKRLSLQETLFYKRLSTGNDLWESTRPASLSHPPHRPSDMSGGGVGGGGLFYPPGPTLSPCSSFSFQESVLVSPRSSFASSTASGGGGGSPMGSRCSSNRTSGISLGYDLRYSASGGLPTQQQSPSVPTGGSATGYGVPGRAGVTSVEAWTQYLEAGIRSGVYDSRHSYPPAVGSPAATCYQTAPDWWEEQQAGVRGKDPGTMGERARYSDLPGTRYQEELTRLLLRDAALEGDGLLEGLMLKEQALSLTPHAKSGVTPAGGLAKPQEEPGALPGREATENRQEFFGTCVKCGKGVYGADNACQALENLYHTRCFTCVSCGRTLRNKDFYNVNGSVYCKEDYMFSGFQAAAEKCSVCGHLILEQILQALGNSYHPGCFRCVVCSKALDGVPFTVDQHSKIYCVADYNKTFAPKCAACLQPILPTEGSEDILRVVSMNKDYHFECYHCEECGKQLSDKPGSQCFPLDSHLLCHSCHVNRVCATHNVPPHNTH, via the exons ATGGACAGGCCGATAAGCAAGCTGCTGGAGAAGCTGAAGCTAACGGACTCGGGGAGTGTGAAATTCAACGTGTCGAAGAAAAAGCACGACTCCTCCAGCAACTCCAATAACAGCAACGCCAACACCGGCGTCCCTGTGGGCGGCAGCGGAGGAGGGGGCAGCGTTCTGCCGCTGGCTCCCAGCTCTGCAGCTGCCTCGCCCGCAAGACCTGGCCAGTTCCCGCTTGCCTCGGCAACCACAAGTGATCCATGTGTGCCAGCAagtgggagaggaggaggaggcggcacaggaggagcaggaggaatgGGGTTGACTTCCTCTCAGCTCCTCACCACACCATCTACTTCCTCCACAGTGGGCACCATCCCCCCAGATGTTGAGCAACCACCTCACCCCTCTACCTTGGCACCGCTGAGGCGTCCTTCCTCTCAGCAGCGGGCTTCCTGCTACCTGGGTGAAGGTGTAGATTCCCACCTTAGGCGTGAGTCCGGCCTGAGTCCCGAGTGCGACCCCATGGGAGCGTTCGGCTCCAAGGTGTCCCTCAATCAACGTCGATACTCATTGGAGCTTCAGCAGCTGGTCCAACGACAGCAGCTCCTGTCCCAGCCGCCTCCACTCTCCGTCCCGCCACCATACCCTGCTGCATCGGGATATGGATCGGCGCCCAGAGGCGGCGGAGGCGGCTTGGCTGAGCCCGGCTACCTCTCTGAGCCTGAGCGGCACAAACGCCTGTCTCTCCAGGAAACCCTGTTCTACAAGCGGCTGAGCACAGGCAACGATCTGTGGGAGAGCACCCGGCCGGCATCCCTCTCTCATCCACCACATCGCCCATCTGATATGAGCGGAGGAGGTGTAGGAGGTGGAGGCCTCTTTTACCCGCCAGGGCCAACCCTGAGTCCGTGCTCATCCTTCAGCTTCCAGGAGTCTGTGCTGGTCAGCCCCAGGTCCAGCTTTGCCTCCAGCACGGccagcggaggaggaggagggagtccCATGGGGAGCCGCTGCAGCAGCAACCGGACCAGTGGCATCAGTCTCGGCTACGACTTGCGCTATTCTGCATCCGGAGGCCTCCCTACCCAGCAGCAGTCCCCATCTGTGCCGACCGGAGGCTCTGCAACTGGATACGGAGTCCCGGGCAGGGCCGGAGTGACCTCCGTAGAGGCCTGGACTCAGTACCTGGAGGCAGGGATACGTTCAGGTGTGTACGATAGCCGTCACTCCTATCCGCCTGCGGTTGGGAGTCCCGCAGCAACGTGTTATCAGACAGCTCCAGATTGGTGGGAAGAGCAGCAAGCGGGCGTACGAGGCAAAGATCCAGGCACGATGGGAGAGAGGGCCCGATACTCAGACCTGCCCGGCACCCGATACCAGGAAGAGCTGACCCGACTTCTGCTGAGAGATGCTGCGCTGGAGGGCGATGGGCTGCTGGAGGGCCTGATGCTGAAGGAGCAGGCTCTCAGCCTCACGCCTCACGCCAAATCGGGCGTCACGCCAGCAGGAGGGCTGGCCAAACCTCAGGAGGAGCCAGGAGCCTTGCCTGGGAGAGAAGCAACAGAAAACCGGCAGGAGTTCTTTG GAACCTGCGTGAAGTGTGGGAAAGGAGTGTACGGGGCGGATAACGCCTGCCAGGCTCTGGAAAACCTCTATCACACTCGCTGCTTCACCTGCGTGTCCTGCG GACGCACCCTGAGAAACAAGGACTTCTACAATGTCAACGGCTCTGTGTACTGTAAAGAGGATTATATG TTTTCGGGATTCCAGGCGGCTGCGGAGAAGTGTAGCGTGTGTGGCCACCTTATTCTCGAACAG ATCCTGCAGGCTCTTGGGAACTCGTACCATCCCGGTTGTTTCCGCTGTGTGGTGTGCTCCAAGGCTCTGGATGGGGTGCCTTTCACCGTTGACCAGCACAGCAAAATTTACTGCGTTGCAGACTACAACAA GACTTTTGCCCCGAAGTGCGCTGCCTGTTTACAACCCATCTTGCCTACTGAG GGCAGTGAAGACATCCTCAGGGTCGTGTCTATGAACAAAGACTACCACTTTGAGTGCTACCACTGTGAG GAGTGCGGCAAGCAGCTCTCCGATAAGCCCGGCTCGCAGTGCTTCCCTCTGGACTCCCACCTCCTCTGCCACTCGTGCCATGTGAACAGAGTGTGCGCCACACATAACGTCCCCCCTCACAACACACACTGA
- the mrpl52 gene encoding large ribosomal subunit protein mL52, whose translation MAAPVRTLCCSVLRYSRRQFSTTCGVQAGEKWRKEHGLARSGTEYGPLTDLPDWSFADGRPAPPMKGQLRRRQEREALSRRIVMLNSEVDRGMEAWREKQEEAKRMEEHKKSLLLKPKGKLLMKKKSQS comes from the exons ATGGCGGCCCCCGTAAGGACGTTGTGCTGCTCAG TGCTGAGGTACTCGCGCAGACAGTTCAGCACAACGTGTGGAGTCCAGGCTGGAGAAAAGTGGCGGAAAGA ACATGGACTTGCTAGAAGCGGCACAGAGTACGGGCCTCTGACAGATCTGCCCGATTGGTCGTTTGCag ATGGACGGCCGGCACCTCCAATGAAAGGCCAGCTGAGGAGGCGGCAAGAGAGAGAAGCTCTATCT aGACGTATTGTGATGCTGAACTCGGAGGTGGACCGAGGGATGGAGGCGTGGAGGGAGAAACAGGAGGAGGCCAAAAGAATGGAGGAGCACAAAAAGTCTCTTTTGCTGAAACCCAAAGGGAAACTACTAATGAAGAAGAAATCTCAAAGTTAG